From a region of the Chthoniobacterales bacterium genome:
- the folE2 gene encoding GTP cyclohydrolase FolE2, with amino-acid sequence MNLKDTQSEPDDRQIAIDRVGVKALRYPIQIRDKQRATQSTVATAQLTVDLPHHHKGTHMSRFVEVLNSHGPVLHVDNIRDILEQLTQRLDSQCAHVEFEFPFFLEKRAPITQAIGLIDYTARFSATLERGTLDFVLTVIVPVTTLCPCSKAISIHGAHNQRGQVTLAVRFGKPIWIEDLIRLVEDSASSELYSLLKRPDEKAVTERAYENPVFVEDLVRNVAQRCDEDANILWYRVEAENFESIHNHNAYALIEKHPG; translated from the coding sequence ATGAACCTCAAAGATACGCAAAGCGAGCCCGACGACCGCCAGATCGCCATCGACCGCGTCGGCGTGAAGGCGCTGCGTTACCCGATCCAGATTCGCGACAAGCAGCGCGCCACCCAGAGCACCGTCGCCACCGCGCAGCTCACCGTCGACCTGCCGCACCACCACAAGGGCACGCACATGAGCCGGTTCGTCGAGGTGCTCAATTCCCACGGCCCCGTGCTGCACGTGGACAACATCCGCGACATCCTCGAGCAGCTCACGCAACGACTGGATTCCCAATGCGCGCACGTCGAGTTCGAGTTCCCGTTCTTTCTCGAAAAACGGGCGCCTATCACCCAGGCGATCGGCCTCATCGACTACACCGCTCGCTTCAGCGCCACGCTGGAACGTGGCACGCTCGACTTCGTGCTGACGGTCATCGTGCCGGTCACCACGCTCTGCCCGTGCTCGAAGGCGATCAGCATCCATGGCGCCCACAATCAGCGCGGCCAGGTCACCCTCGCGGTGCGGTTCGGCAAGCCAATCTGGATCGAGGACCTCATCCGCCTCGTCGAGGACAGCGCCAGCAGCGAGCTCTACAGCCTGCTCAAGCGCCCGGACGAGAAGGCCGTGACCGAACGCGCCTACGAAAATCCCGTCTTCGTCGAAGATCTCGTCCGCAACGTCGCCCAGCGCTGCGACGAGGATGCGAACATCCTCTGGTATCGGGTCGAGGCCGAGAATTTCGAATCGATCCACAATCACAACGCCTACGCATTGATCGAAAAGCACCCCGGATAG
- the queD gene encoding 6-carboxytetrahydropterin synthase QueD, with amino-acid sequence MRARLTKDFRFESAQTLPKLPPGHKCARMHGHSFLVEISVEGEVNPETGWIYDHSQISRAMDPLVEQLDHAYLNEIPGLENPTIELMAGWFWKILAPQLPGLAEIVIHETPRARCSYRGE; translated from the coding sequence GTGAGAGCTCGCCTGACCAAAGACTTCCGTTTCGAATCCGCCCAGACGCTGCCCAAGCTGCCGCCCGGGCACAAATGCGCGCGGATGCATGGGCATAGCTTTCTGGTCGAGATCAGCGTCGAGGGCGAGGTGAACCCCGAGACCGGCTGGATTTATGACCACTCGCAGATTTCCCGGGCGATGGATCCGCTCGTCGAGCAGCTCGATCACGCCTACCTCAACGAAATTCCCGGCTTGGAAAATCCGACCATCGAGCTGATGGCCGGCTGGTTCTGGAAGATCCTCGCTCCGCAACTTCCCGGCCTCGCCGAGATCGTGATCCACGAAACCCCTCGCGCCCGCTGCAGCTATCGCGGCGAGTAG
- a CDS encoding radical SAM protein, whose protein sequence is MSEVATADGPEITTDEPARPAGRNLTVNEIYTSVQGESTWAGLPCVFVRLTFCDLRCSYCDTEYAFYKGTRRAIDNVLAEVLAIHCPLVEITGGEPLLQKNVLPLMARLCDAGRTVLIETSGAHDISKIDPRVHRIMDLKTPSSGECARNRFENIPHLNRGDEVKFVLGSREDYEWAREQIAVHELGNRVGAVLLSPVFGKINPQDIVAWMLEDKLPARFQLQMHKFIWDPKTKGV, encoded by the coding sequence ATGTCGGAAGTCGCCACTGCGGACGGACCCGAGATCACTACCGACGAGCCGGCCCGGCCCGCGGGCAGGAATCTCACCGTCAATGAAATCTACACTTCGGTCCAGGGCGAGAGCACCTGGGCCGGGCTGCCGTGCGTTTTCGTGCGGCTCACCTTCTGCGACCTCCGCTGCAGCTACTGCGATACCGAGTATGCCTTTTACAAGGGAACCAGGCGCGCGATCGACAACGTGCTGGCCGAGGTGCTGGCGATCCACTGCCCGCTCGTCGAGATCACCGGCGGCGAGCCGCTGCTGCAAAAAAACGTCCTGCCGCTCATGGCGCGGCTTTGCGATGCCGGCCGCACCGTGCTCATCGAGACCAGCGGCGCGCACGATATCTCGAAGATCGATCCGCGCGTCCATCGCATCATGGACCTCAAGACGCCGTCGAGCGGCGAGTGCGCGCGCAACCGCTTCGAAAATATCCCGCACCTGAATCGCGGCGACGAGGTGAAGTTCGTGCTCGGCTCCCGCGAGGATTACGAGTGGGCCCGCGAGCAGATCGCGGTGCACGAGCTCGGCAATCGCGTCGGCGCCGTGTTGCTGAGCCCGGTCTTTGGAAAGATCAACCCTCAGGACATTGTCGCCTGGATGCTCGAGGACAAGCTGCCGGCTCGCTTCCAGCTCCAGATGCACAAATTCATCTGGGATCCCAAAACCAAGGGCGTGTGA